One genomic segment of Gasterosteus aculeatus chromosome 6, fGasAcu3.hap1.1, whole genome shotgun sequence includes these proteins:
- the slc25a28 gene encoding mitoferrin-2 isoform X1, with the protein MEADGFVRRRRMTAETAGSDPGVAGASAGAEVRWLGGRFWGVSESIVGSLTPRIGGETELQTVDFTRSAQDAQTEDTEPDYEGLPQGASTSTHMLAGAVAGIMEHCLMFPIDCVKTRMQSLQPDPAARYRNVMDALRRIVATEGVWRPMRGLNATAVGAGPAHALYFASYEKLKKTLSDVIHPGANSHLANGTAGCAATLLHDAIMNPTEVVKQRMQMYNSPYRGVLDCVRAVWHKEGAAAFYRSYTTQLTMNVPFQALHFMTYEYLQELLNPHRQYNPSSHMLSGALAGAIAAATTTPLDVCKTLLNTQESLALRSLSSGQGQGAHRHISGLAHAFRTVYRLGGLKGFFKGVQARIIYQMPSTAISWSVYEFFKYGLTKHQHDKRRTPHVEAEI; encoded by the exons ATGGAAGCAGATGGATTTGTGAGGAGGCGTCGGATGACAGCGGAGACCGCAGGCAGTGATCCCGGGGTTGCTGGTGCATCTGCCGGGGCAGAAGTTCGATGGCTGGGGGGAAGATTCTGGGGAGTTTCGGAAAGTATCGTGGGAAGCCTGACACCCCGCATCGGAGGGGAAACGGAGCTACAAACTGTCGATTTCACCCGCAGTGCACAGGATGCACAAACGGAGGACACTGAGCCGGACTATGAGGGTTTGCCACAGGGAGCCTCCACCAGCACCCACATGTTGGCTGGAGCCGTGGCCGGGATCATGGAGCATTGCCTCATGTTCCCCATCGACTGTGTCAAG ACACGCATGCAGAGCCTCCAGCCCGACCCCGCCGCCCGCTACAGGAACGTGATGGATGCTCTTCGCCGAATCGTTGCCACGGAGGGAGTCTGGCGACCGATGAGGGGGCTGAATGCGACCGCAGTCGGGGCAGGGCCTGCCCATGCACTCTATTTTGCCAGCTATGAGAAACTGAAAAAGACTCTAAGTGATGTCATTCACCCAGGGGCTAACAGTCATTTGGCTAATG GAACAGCTGGATGTGCGGCCACACTGCTTCACGACGCGATCATGAACCCAACCGAAG TCGTGAAGCAGCGCATGCAGATGTACAATTCGCCGTACCGCGGCGTGTTGGACTGTGTACGCGCCGTGTGGCACAAAGAGGGCGCGGCTGCCTTCTACCGCAGCTACACCACCCAGCTCACCATGAACGTGCCCTTCCAGGCGCTCCACTTCATGACCTACGAGTACCTCCAGGAGCTGCTGAACCCCCACAGACAGTACAACCCCTCGTCCCACATGTTGTCCGGCGCCTTGGCCGGGGCCATCGCGGCCGCGACCACCACACCTCTGGACGTGTGCAAGACCCTGCTCAACACCCAGGAGTCCCTCGCCCTCCGCTCCCTGTCTTCTGGCCAAGGCCAAGGAGCCCACAGACACATCTCGGGCCTGGCCCACGCCTTCAGGACGGTTTACAGGCTGGGCGGCctgaagggcttcttcaaggggGTCCAGGCGAGGATCATCTACCAGATGCCCTCCACGGCCATCAGCTGGTCCGTCTACGAGTTCTTCAAATACGGACTCACCAAGCACCAGCACGACAAGAGGAGAACGCCGCACGTGGAGGCTGAGATCTAG
- the pyroxd2 gene encoding pyridine nucleotide-disulfide oxidoreductase domain-containing protein 2 — MAAAMWTVRVPRALTVLGTVTRSRSSQTALKPQYDALVIGGGHNGMVAAAYLQKGGLKTAVLERRHVLGGAAVSEEIFPGFHFSRCSYLLSLLRPHIYKDLELKKHGLRVYMRDPHAFTPMLEEGESGAPPRSLTLGSDLAMNQMEIGKFSKKDAEAFPAFNAYLEKLAGAIHPLLDAPPVDIAGVTSGSPIKRLNAAKTLMPLVKCGWKLGGNIPDFYEIITAPIMKILNRWFESEPLRATLATDAVIGAMTSPSNPGSGYVLLHHVMGELEKEKGSWGYVEGGMGGVSQAIARSARSCGVDIFTEKDVGQVLVSSDGVAKGVVLKDGTEIHSKVVLSNATPYVTFKNLTPQAALSPEFIKAVDQIDYTSPVTKINVAVDKLPNFLASPTPSDKPGPHHQCSIHLNCESVELLETAYKEAVNGRPSARPMLEMTIPSVLDPTLAPPGCHVVSLFTQYTPYRIEGREWTDQDREDYADTAFDWVEQYAPGFKKSILGKDILAPPDLERIFGLTGGNIFHGSMSLDQLYLARPLPSLSHYRTPIKGLYLCGSGSHPGGGVMGSPGWNAALIVLHDRKRQ, encoded by the exons ATGGCTGCAGCGATGTGGACCGTCCGGGTACCGCGAGCTCTGACTGTTTTGGGGACAGTGACGAGATCCAGATCCAGTCAAACTGCTTTAAAACCCCAGTACGATGCACTGGTGATCGGAGGAG GACACAATGGAATGGTGGCA GCCGCCTATCTGCAGAAGGGAGGACTGAAGACAGCGGTGCTGGAGCGCCGACATGTTCTGGGAGGAGCAGCCGTTTCAGAGGAAATTTTTCCTG GTTTCCACTTCTCCAGGTGTTCCTATTTGCTCAGTTTATTAAGGCCACATATATACAAAGATTTGGAGCTCAAG AAACACGGGCTGAGGGTGTATATGAGGGACCCCCATGCTTTCACCCCCatgctggaggagggggagagtggTGCCCCCCCAAGGTCTCTCACCCTGGGCTCAGATCTGGCCATGAATCAGATGGAGATCGGCAAGTTCTCAAAGAAGGACGCTGAG GCTTTTCCAGCATTCAATGCGTACCTTGAGAAGCTAGCTGGAGCTATTCACCCTCTTCTGGACGCACCTCCAGTAGACATCGCAGGTGTTACCTCTGGATCACCTATTAAGAGGCTGAATGCAGCTAAAACACTGATGCCTCTTGTCAAATGTG GTtggaaactaggcggaaacattCCAGACTTTTATGAGATTATAACTGCACCAATAATGAAG ATTCTCAACCGTTGGTTTGAGTCGGAGCCACTGAGAGCAACGCTGGCCACTGATGCTGTGATAGGAGCCATGACCAGTCCAAGTAATCCTGGTAGTGG ATATGTGCTCTTGCACCATGTGATGggagagctggagaaggagaagggatCATGGGGTTATGTCGAGGGAGGCATGGGAGGAGTCTCTCAGGCGATTGCTCGCTCGGCTCGATCCTGTGGTGTTGACATTTTTACAGAGAAG GATGTAGGACAGGTCCTGGTGTCCTCGGATGGCGTTGCCAAAGGGGTGGTACTGAAGGACGGCACAGAGATCCACAGTAAAGTTGTTTTATCAAATGCTACCCCATATGTTACCTTCAAGAACCTCACACCTCAG GCTGCCCTTTCTCCAGAGTTCATCAAAGCCGTCGATCAGATAGACTACACCTCACCTGTGACCAAGATAAATG TGGCAGTGGACAAGCTACCAAACTTCCTAGCATCTCCGACACCAAGCGATAAACCGGGACCCCACCACCAGTGCTCCATTCATCTCAACTGCGAAAGCGTAGAACTTCTGGAGACAGCATACAAAGAGGCCGTGAATGGACGTCCCTCAGCAAG ACCCATGTTGGAAATGACCATCCCCTCTGTGTTGGATCCTACTCTGGCCCCCCCTGGCTGCCATGTAGTGTCACTGTTCACCCAATATACCCCCTACCGCATAGAGGGCCGGGAGTGGACCGACCAGGACAGGGAAGACTACGCAGACACGG CATTTGACTGGGTGGAGCAATACGCCCCTGGGTTTAAAAAGTCCATTTTGGGAAAGGACATCCTGGCTCCACCCGACCTGGAGAGGATCTTTGGGCTCACTGGAGGG AATATCTTCCATGGATCAATGTCGCTGGACCAGCTCTACCTAGCACGACCTTTGCCCTCTCTTTCGCACTACCGGACCCCAATAAAAGGACTGTATCTGTGTGGCAGTGGCTCTCACCcag GTGGTGGTGTGATGGGTTCCCCTGGCTGGAATGCAGCGCTCATCGTCCTGCATGATAGAAAACGTCAGTGA
- the slc25a28 gene encoding mitoferrin-2 isoform X2 — protein MTTRMQSLQPDPAARYRNVMDALRRIVATEGVWRPMRGLNATAVGAGPAHALYFASYEKLKKTLSDVIHPGANSHLANGTAGCAATLLHDAIMNPTEVVKQRMQMYNSPYRGVLDCVRAVWHKEGAAAFYRSYTTQLTMNVPFQALHFMTYEYLQELLNPHRQYNPSSHMLSGALAGAIAAATTTPLDVCKTLLNTQESLALRSLSSGQGQGAHRHISGLAHAFRTVYRLGGLKGFFKGVQARIIYQMPSTAISWSVYEFFKYGLTKHQHDKRRTPHVEAEI, from the exons ATGACG ACACGCATGCAGAGCCTCCAGCCCGACCCCGCCGCCCGCTACAGGAACGTGATGGATGCTCTTCGCCGAATCGTTGCCACGGAGGGAGTCTGGCGACCGATGAGGGGGCTGAATGCGACCGCAGTCGGGGCAGGGCCTGCCCATGCACTCTATTTTGCCAGCTATGAGAAACTGAAAAAGACTCTAAGTGATGTCATTCACCCAGGGGCTAACAGTCATTTGGCTAATG GAACAGCTGGATGTGCGGCCACACTGCTTCACGACGCGATCATGAACCCAACCGAAG TCGTGAAGCAGCGCATGCAGATGTACAATTCGCCGTACCGCGGCGTGTTGGACTGTGTACGCGCCGTGTGGCACAAAGAGGGCGCGGCTGCCTTCTACCGCAGCTACACCACCCAGCTCACCATGAACGTGCCCTTCCAGGCGCTCCACTTCATGACCTACGAGTACCTCCAGGAGCTGCTGAACCCCCACAGACAGTACAACCCCTCGTCCCACATGTTGTCCGGCGCCTTGGCCGGGGCCATCGCGGCCGCGACCACCACACCTCTGGACGTGTGCAAGACCCTGCTCAACACCCAGGAGTCCCTCGCCCTCCGCTCCCTGTCTTCTGGCCAAGGCCAAGGAGCCCACAGACACATCTCGGGCCTGGCCCACGCCTTCAGGACGGTTTACAGGCTGGGCGGCctgaagggcttcttcaaggggGTCCAGGCGAGGATCATCTACCAGATGCCCTCCACGGCCATCAGCTGGTCCGTCTACGAGTTCTTCAAATACGGACTCACCAAGCACCAGCACGACAAGAGGAGAACGCCGCACGTGGAGGCTGAGATCTAG